The genomic DNA GCTCAGTTCGTACTTCGCGATCAGGTAATAACGGCCTTTGTTCTTCGGATCAGGGAAGCTGCCAGCAATATGCTCCTGCCGGGATTGCTCCACGAACCCCCATGCATCGCCCTCCTGACCGAGGACGATGTTGTAATCTTCTAAGGGTTTGTTTTGCGGTATGGCGACCTTGCGAAACGCCATCGCGCCGTCGCACGGCATCGGCAGGATCACATCGTCTGCCAGCGGTTTGGGGTTCCAGAACTTCTCATCCCAGGTGGCCTGCACGGCGCAGGAGTAGCCCAGCCCCATCAACGACAGGCCCAGTGCCAGTTTAAATTTCACGTAAACTCTCCGCAGGTTCGATTTTCAGGGCGCGTAAGGCCCCGATCGCGGCAACGCTGAGTGCAACCACCAGCACGCACAGCAGCGCCGCAAAATAATGAAGGGGTTCGAGGTGGCAGACAAACGCCTGATCGGGCAGCGAGGTGCCCAGCACCCGGTTAAACAACGTGCTGCCCAGCAGATAGAGCACCAGCCCGGCAGCGAATGCCACACTGGTCAGAAACAGCGCCTGAATCACAATAAACAGGGTGACGGCGCGACGGCGAAAACCGAGCAGCCGCAGTATCGCCATGTCCTTTCTCTTGCGATCGATATTGGCGATAAAGGCGCCGATCAACGAGGCGATACAACCCGTCGCTGAGATCCAGGCAATCACGCCGAAGATGACGCCCAGCACGCGATCGATTGCCTGCACGGCCTCAATTTGTGCCGCCTGGGTGACCGCTTCGATGTGCTGCTCTTCCAGCCAGCGTGCCAGCACCGGGACATCATCTAGCGAACTGGCATACACCCGGGCCCGGGAGAAGCGTGTGCGCTCCCGGGGCGGTTTGCCCTCGCTAACCTGAAGCAGCGGCACCTGATAGCCGTCGCGATAGTCCTCCAGCGCCACCAGCAGCGGCAGAGTGACAAAAGCGCCAGGCCGGGCAAACCGGGCGTCGTCCAGCACGCCGCTCACCGTCAGGGCGAAGGCCGCGCGTTGGTTTTGTCCCTCCACTTTGCGGTTAACCATCAGGCGGAATGAGTCGCTGGGCTTGAGATCGAGCCGACGGGCCGCGCTGGCGCTCAACACCACCTGATTATCCTGGCGAGGCACGACGACGTCCGACAACAGCGGATCGCCGCTGCCGGTGGGGATCACTTCAGCACCCGCAACAAAGTGCTGACCATCGCGCACCAGATCTGCCTGGGTGTTCAGCGAGCGGGTCAGGGGAATCGAAAAGCCCACTTCCGGGCGTTCGGCCAGCTGTTCCAGCCAGCTGAAATCGTAATTTCCGTTGCCTGTGATCCGCACTTCTCGGGTGCGGGGATCGTCCAGCAGCTGGTGGCGAAGTTGGCTGACGATGCCGTTTTTCAGCCCGAAGAGCAGGAGCAGCGGGGCAATCACGGCAATTAGCGAAAAGATAATGCACAGGGCGACTTTGCGATCGTGGACCAGATCGCGCAGTGCCATGCGCCAGAGCAGGCCGCGTTCAGAGGGCCTGTCAACCGGGTAGGAAGACACTTTTCCCCTCCTCAATGCTTGCGGTGTAACGTTGAAGGCCGAATTGTTCAACACGCTGCCAGTCATGGCTGACGACGATCGCGGTCATCTCCAGAGTCCGCACCATGTCAACGATCAGTGCAAACAGGCGGCTGGCGTTGTCTGGATCCAGCGCGGCGGTGGGTTCATCCGCCAGCAGCAGGCGCGGTTGATGGGCGATGGCGCGAATAAACGCCACGCGCTGTCGTTCACCAATGGAGAGCCGGGAA from Enterobacter sp. 638 includes the following:
- a CDS encoding FtsX-like permease family protein, which translates into the protein MALRDLVHDRKVALCIIFSLIAVIAPLLLLFGLKNGIVSQLRHQLLDDPRTREVRITGNGNYDFSWLEQLAERPEVGFSIPLTRSLNTQADLVRDGQHFVAGAEVIPTGSGDPLLSDVVVPRQDNQVVLSASAARRLDLKPSDSFRLMVNRKVEGQNQRAAFALTVSGVLDDARFARPGAFVTLPLLVALEDYRDGYQVPLLQVSEGKPPRERTRFSRARVYASSLDDVPVLARWLEEQHIEAVTQAAQIEAVQAIDRVLGVIFGVIAWISATGCIASLIGAFIANIDRKRKDMAILRLLGFRRRAVTLFIVIQALFLTSVAFAAGLVLYLLGSTLFNRVLGTSLPDQAFVCHLEPLHYFAALLCVLVVALSVAAIGALRALKIEPAESLREI